The genome window TCCACGCAATACCACAATACCACAAATCAAAGAACTTACTAGCAAGAATAAAACCCACCAAGGGCACAACCTATGGACTAGTCCAAATAGCGATCTACCTCATGGGAAGAGTTAAGGGATTCATAAGCGTCCAACCCGTTACCGAGAAGAACGTAACAAAGAACTTCAAGGAAATCTTCACAAACCTCGAGAGACAAGTCAAGGAGCTGGGATTCAAGCTAACAATTATCTTCGCCGATAGGGAGTTCGCCGTGAACGAGGTACTCTCGTTCCTCGTGGAGAGGGGAGTTGACTTCGTCATAGCAGCTAGGTTGAACATGTATAAGAATTACCTCAAGGAGTTGGAGGAGATTAATGTAACCTACGCTGGGGTAACCTATACGGGTTTCTTGGTTAAGAGGCATCGTTCTGGAGCTTATTTGGTTATCTTGAGGGAGGGAGATAGGTTAGTCTCGTTTTTGGTGAGGAGTAGGGTTTCGGAGTACGAGGCCATTTTCTTGGCTGAGATGTATAGGAGGAGGTGGGGAATAGAGACTGCATTTCGTTCCCTTGAGAGCTTTAGGATAAGGACGAGGACTTGTGACGTGAGGAAGGAGTTGGTTATCGTCCTCATCTCGTATCTCATAGTTAATGCTTGGTTTATTCTCTCATCTCGTCGGAGGATCAAGTTGAGGGAGTTTGCAGACGAGATGATCTCTCTTTCCTCGACTGAGATGAGGGGAGAGGGATCTCAAACGAGTTCTAAATCTTACTTGGACTACCCAGTTTGTTTGTATACTCGTTTACTTGTTTACTTGAATTGACTCACTCTCGCTTTCCCTTTATCTCACGTGCAATAAATTCTATATTCCTCTTCACTTGATTAGGAAAAGTGCTATTTTTCTTCTACTTTAGCACAATATAATATATTTTAATGGGGTTAATGTTAGTTTAATACTATCTTAGTATTTTTTAGTTTATATCAAGATAAAAGAAATCCCCATACTGACGTAGAACCTTTATCTAAGAAACTTAGCTCAAAATATTTTGACAATCTGTTAAATATAGGTGGATTTCGTAAATACACCAATTCGTCTAAATTTCTAACTCCCAATCTCTCTGCTATATCCCTAACATCCTCATACGTATATTCTCTTATCTTATATAACTCTCTAAAGAAATCATAAATTGAGTTTCCATTTTCAATCATCTCTAGATCCATTATAAGACCAATAATTAGACCTAGCTGATAATAGGAAATGCCTACGTTTAAGAAATTATTATCACGTCGGTAATACTTGATCCATGTAGTATAGGAGGATTCTGCTAAGCTCATTCTCTTTAATCCTGGAAAGGTAAGCCATGCTAATGTGTTTGCAATGTAATTTAGAGTCTCTTCAACTTTTGATACTCTTGTTCTCAAAGGTACTATTACTGCAATATATTCTGTAAGGCCTTCCGCAACCCACAGTAATTCAGTATAGGTTTCTTTCTCATAATTAATCTTTAAATCTTTAGGCTTAATCTTCTTTACATTATACCTATGGAAATACTCATGAACAAATAAACGGATAAGCTCTTTATAATTCCACGAGACCACTATGGAAGAAGAGTTCTCATGCTCTATTCCGCCTAAATCGGTATCAGATCTCCTAAAAAAGAATATGTATTCATTTGCTAAGGAATCGGAGAATATCCTCTGATCTATTTCAAACGTGCATTTACCTAGAGATTCTATAAATGGTTTATCTAGCTCATCAATAGTAGAAATTTTATGATTTCTGTCAATTTCAATTAGCTTTAATTTAGGTGAAGCTTGAATTGGTGAGTCCGCAAATTCATTATAATTATCGGCACAAAACCAATCTCCTACTTTTTTCAGCGTGGTGTGGATAGGCCACGTAACGTTAATTTTAACACAATATTCCTCTTCAATTGTCTGAAAAGGAAAGACTGAGGGGGGATTTATGAATAGATAGTCACTCGTTGAGATCGCTTCTCTCTGATCTTTACTAACTGCTTGAATTAAATATCTGAACTTATCCTTAACGAAGAATCTGTTCTTCCCTATCCTAATCCCGTCTATTTCTACAACATATCTCTCAGTATCTCTGATAACATAAGAACCAGGGACCCATGTTGGAAAAATAATTATACCCTCTCTTCCCTCCCCAAAAACCTCGATATACTTATTTCTAGGATTTATATAAAATTTCATCTTAGAAAACAAGTAGAAAGGTAATAAAAACTTTATGGCGGTTTTACATCTATTGCTGCCACTGGACAAACGTTAACACATGCCATACAGAATATGCATGCTTGTTCATTTACTGGATCTGCCTTCTTTTCTGATGCAGGATGACCGGGTGTATCATACCATTGAAAGACATTGACCGGACACGCGTTTATACAAGAACCATCTGCAATACATAGATCAAAATCTACTCCAACAATGGTACCATGGATACCTAGCTTTGCTGGTGGTTCCACTGTACCGTATACTTTATGCCCAGAATGCTCTCCCGAAACTGGGAAATTCGTCCTGTAGTTGGGATCTATACCCATTTTTCCACCATTTACTCCTTCTACCAAATCATTAATTAAAATAATCCCTAACGAGTTCGGGAATCTTTTCACATCTTTACCTATTAATATTATATATTGCTTTATTAAGGTAAACAAAACATCTTATTATGTAGTGATGCAAATTAGACTAACCAAAATTTTTAAATCTGACGAAGATAAGAAAATTTATACATGAATCTTAGAGAGAAAATTCTTGCTTACTTATATCAGAATAGGGAGTGCACATTAGAAGAGATAGCTGAGGGATTGAAGGAGGATAAATATGAAGTTGATGCGACATTGAAGTATTTAGAACGAGATGGATTAGTTATAAAGAAAACTAAAGGTATTATATTTAAAAAGACTGTCTACGATCTTACTGCATCAGGTTTTGAGGAAGCTAAGAAGATTTATGAATCTCTACAAGAAAAATCTAGACAATTACAAGAATTAATTGTTAGTGGTAAAGTGGATCCTTCCCAGTTACCTCTAGAATACGTTGATATTCTTCCATTATTAGTCACTTTGTCACTTTTAGATATGATGCTATTAGAGGATCTTACGCTGTTTGACGCATTTGGATATTAAACGCTTAAATTCAATAGTGTGCATATAGGAGTTATGTGAGACTTAAGATTACTAGTATTGAGGATTTATTCATTCCACCACTTCAAGAATACTCCTACTTATGTAATGGTATAATCACTGACATGAAATGTAAAGGAATGGAAATTTATAGGGACCCGGACTTTATCGCTTTTACAGTAAATGACATACTAAGTTCCATGAGCTTACAAGGCTTAATTAAGATGAAAACTAGAGGAAGAAAAAGAGAAAGATGGCTAAGGTATATCTCAAAATACAAAATGGAACTTGAACCTAAAGAATTCTCAACAATACTGAGATTGGGAGCTTTATTAACTATTTACGTTGATGGTTATGAGATAGAGGGAAATCAAGGTGATGTAGTAGTTAAGGAGTTCAGAATCAGCGGAACTGGAAGCAATACAGACCATATTAAAAAAATGCTACTTGAGCTCTCTCCTAGGCTGATAGTTATTCAGAACAAGAATAATATTTGGTACGTGGTTACGGGATACAAGGTAACATTTGTAGATTCGCAACTAAAGAAAATAGAAAAATCATTTATAAACTCAGATAGAATGGAATGTAGTGAAATACAAGAGGAGTATAACACTAGAATATGTATTGATCCTTCTTAATCAGAAAATAGGTTCATTTCATAATGTCAACACTCGGCAAATTCATCATCATTTAATCAATAGAGAAACGGATAAAAAACTTAAATATAATATTAGGGAAGAGAGCCTTTGCACTTTCTAGCAATACTTAACACGTCTTCTCATTATGCCTAAATTTAATCTGAAAACGGAAAGATAAAGAGAGTCTTATGTTATATACAATTTTATCTGTTTAAAGAGACGAAGGTGGCAAAAGATATTGTAGGCTAAGAATACTAAATATATTACATTTATAAATATATTTTGGCAATTATAAAAACTTTTAGGCTAATCGAAAATAGTATAGTCTACGTTGGAGATATTGCACTATGCAAAACAAATTTAACTTGATGTTCAGTCGTATATATGATGGCTAAAAGGAAAAAATCGCAACAAAATGAAAATAAGTTACTTTACATACCTTTTGTTGTACTAGTCGTGGTAATTGTAATCTTAGTTGCGATTCCATACTTTAGTCATTCCTCTTCATCTTCACCGATCACGGCCAACGCTAATACTCCCCTCTTTAATCTTTACAAAGTAAGTAATACCAATTATGCGTCTAATAATTCTGTCGAAATCTACTTCGTATCTTGGTATGGTTGTCCAAACGGCGCCACAACATCATGGCCCTTATACTTAGCACTTTCAAAATATGGAAATGTAAGCGTGGTGCCACATTATTCAGTATATGAGAGTAATTTTGGAGGGGAAATACCAGGATTGCTGTTCCTAAACTATACGCCATTTTCGAACTCTCGAGTGTATTTTCACCCGATATACATTTACGGCCAATATTTGAATGAGACAATCAATGGAACGCCAATAAATGGTGATGATGTGACCTTTGGATTAGCAGAACTAAAGAGTGAGTTACCCAGTTGGGCGTATAATCTGGTAGTATATTATGAGGTAAACCAAACATATACACAACTTAATAATATTGCCCCAGCATATTTTGGTAATTATCCGCACATAATTACAATATTAATTATAACTGGACCTGGCGGTACTTGGATTAATTTGGGATACCCCAATCAAATCTCTCCGTCTACATTAGCAACATTAAATTCTACAGTACTATATAATATAATATTACACAAAACTACGCCTTCTGGACAATACTTACAAGCCTACAACCAGATTCTCAATGCATCAAAAGTAATAGCGAATGCGATAAACGAGGCGTTGGCTTAAGAGATCACTTTATTATAAATACTTTTGAGAAATTACCCTCTTTTTGTACCTTTAGGGCTCTTAAAGAGGAAGGACATTCGCTACATTTATCAATTTGTGGAAGTTTCTTATTACTTAACAGAATAATTTTGGCGAACAAGTTAGAATATCTAGCCACTATGGAATCAAAATATTGTTTATTAAGTATAACTGGCAACGCTTCAATTTCATGGAACATTGAATTACTAAATAACTTAGAATTCTTCCATGCTGAAACTATGTTACTATTATCATCGAATACCTTATCCTTACCCCATATAAACATTGGGATTAACAATACATCACCACCCTCTATCTCCTTGACCCTTCTTTTTTTATCGTATCCTTCCAAGAAGTCAAGGATAATATTCATATAATATCTTCCCAAGTTCTCATCATACATCTTATCCTTATCATATTGTTCATGGAATAACTTATTGAGCCAAATATACGCATCAACTATCTCATTTCTTCTACCTATTATTGGGTCGTAAAACTTAAATTCTGTAAAAGAGGAGAGTGACGGAGACGCAACAATAACATTCCCCTTAATTTCGTCCTTAACCTCATTTAAACCATCTTTGAAATAGTTATAGGATATTAATGGATCTGCTGCAATACCGGGAGTATACCCTTCTTCAGTCCCAGGTATTGAATATTGAACAAATCTGTAGATATCAAAAAACCTTGCCTCTGGATACCATTCCTTAAATTTTGCCAAACCATCTTCTTTTCTTTCATTAACCTCTTCCATAATTTTTTTAAATGCCTCAATCGTATCCTTATACTCTCCATCTAAATAGCCATAAGGAATGAAAATAGGCTCTCCCCATCTAGGATCTGCATATCTAAAACCGTAACCTCTTATAATATCTGGAAGATAAGAATCTAGTATAGTCTTTATTGCTAACTTCATTGTCGAATGTAAGTGATCTATGTGATGTATTACCTTAACTTTCTTACCAAATAAACTAGGCACATCTTATATTGAAAGCAATAAAATTTAAAGCCTTTCATATTAAATGCTGACATTTAGAAGTCTTGACGCCAAATATCCTAAAGCATGAGTACCTAAAGCTGCTAATAGTGCTAAAGAAGCCATTTGAGCACCTTTCTTAAATGGACTTATACCGCTTAATATCCCTATGATAGAACCAACAATAAATGTGGATATCCCTGCCACTACATAGGACGTGATCACACCAGTAAGTCCAGATAAGCCAACTAAATACGGCAAAATGGGTATTATAGCTCCAGTAATGTATGATAAACCCGTAATTAAGGCACTCTTAACTGGATCTTCTTTAACTTCAGGGTATAGAATATCTTCAGCAACGTTTACTAAACTTGATGAAACCTTCTTAGCTAGATTTAAGTTTACTCCAAGTTCTGTAAAGAAATTCACTAATCTTAATTGAACTGAGTGTTGATCAACATTCTTCTCAAACTCCAATCTCTTTCTCTCCTGGATCTTTACGTCTTTTTCTGACTTAGTAGATAGATATGCGCCTATTGCCATTGAAAGGGTTCCAGATACGCCAACTATCAACCCTCCGACAGCAACAAATAGTGGTGAAGATATAGCCCCAGATAAGCCTGAGACCGCTGCTAGAACCTCTACTAGACCGTCACTTATACCATATACAAAGTCACCTACACTTTTAGCTTCAACATTCCCTAAAACTTTTTCATGGACAGCCTCATCCACCATAATATCCCTTAACCTTTGTTTCTCATCAGAAGAGAAGATTTCCATTTCAGACAATTTCCTATACTTCTCTATATCATCTTCCTCACTGCTTTCTAGGACTTTAATCGTAATATCCAGACCCAAAATTTTTCGTAACAGCGTGTAAAAGTTTACCTTGATTTTATTCAAAATCCCTAACTTCTCTCTAACCTCAAGTCCTCTTTTTTCAGCGATTTCCCTCCAAAATTCTGAATGTTTCTTCTCCATTTCCGCTAACTTAGATAGTGTCTTCTTTAATTCTGTATTTCTCTCTTTTTCTGCTAACTTTCTGTAGACCTCATAATCAAATAGCTCTTCTTCGTAACTCTCAAGTATAATATTCTTCAACTTTACCACTCTTTATAATACTCTATAATACAGAGTAGAATTTAAGATTAACTTATAATGATTTCGAATTAATAGTTACTTCAAACATGAGGGGAAATTTTTAGTTTAATAAAGGAGAATATTAAACATGGACATATTTGAAAAGGCGAAAAAGTTGAAAAATTTAGGAGACGAATATGAAAATTTGCTTAATAGTTTGCTCAACGATTTATTTAAGTTGATACCTGACTGTCTAGCATTGAACTTAGATGATTCCTTATTGCCAGTATATGCGGTTTCAGGATTAAAGACAAAAGGTCTACTTGCGTTTCCCTATAAGTGCAGAGGAAGAGTTGGATATGTGGTAATTGGTGAAGATGGAATTCTATACTTTGAAGATACTGAAGGAAACGTTATTGAACTTAAATAAAAATTAATAAAGTATTAAGTGAGAAATTAATCCGCATTGAAAAATTTCACTTTAAGCAGGACAGTATTTTTACTTCCATTCTTATTATGGTGGGTTCCAATAATAGGACCATTTTTCACTGGATTGTTACTAAGTTATCATTTCAAGACAAATTATAGGCTCTCAATAGTCTCTTCCATAGTGTATTCAATTTCTCTCTCCGCATTAACGACATATGTATTTTATATAGTAAAGATTACCATTTTGGGATATCCTTTTTATTATTTAGTGTTGGCATTCAATGTACTTGGAAGCATAACATGTATAGCAACAGCATATATGTCAAGCCGACACGGTACATTCGCAAGAATGATGAGAAATACTATAGAATTAGAATTTACAGTAAGTAATATGAATGAAATAGACGAAATACTATCACAATATCTCGATGTAAGTCTTTGTAACCAGCCAAACATTAGGTTCATATCAGAGGACCAAATTGAAATTACACGATCATGCAATAATCTACAAATAAATTACGAAATAATAAAAATAGGCAAAGCGCTAAGAGTTAAAGCTAAATTTGAAAACCTTAGAAATTATTAAATATTTTCTCAAAGGTTCTATCTAATAACATTCTAAAATTATCACTTGTTTTCTTACCAAAAATATCTTCAAATACAAGATCTGACAACAACAACCTTTTGTTCCATCCCTTTTCCTCTAGTTCTGGTATCTTTGGGAACTCCCTTACATATCCTAAGGTTAAATAACCTACCAACTCTATCTCCTTGGGAATTTTCAATATCTCCTTGACCTTTTCCTTAT of Sulfolobus sp. E5-1-F contains these proteins:
- a CDS encoding VIT1/CCC1 transporter family protein, encoding MVKLKNIILESYEEELFDYEVYRKLAEKERNTELKKTLSKLAEMEKKHSEFWREIAEKRGLEVREKLGILNKIKVNFYTLLRKILGLDITIKVLESSEEDDIEKYRKLSEMEIFSSDEKQRLRDIMVDEAVHEKVLGNVEAKSVGDFVYGISDGLVEVLAAVSGLSGAISSPLFVAVGGLIVGVSGTLSMAIGAYLSTKSEKDVKIQERKRLEFEKNVDQHSVQLRLVNFFTELGVNLNLAKKVSSSLVNVAEDILYPEVKEDPVKSALITGLSYITGAIIPILPYLVGLSGLTGVITSYVVAGISTFIVGSIIGILSGISPFKKGAQMASLALLAALGTHALGYLASRLLNVSI
- a CDS encoding DUF929 domain-containing protein, translated to MMAKRKKSQQNENKLLYIPFVVLVVVIVILVAIPYFSHSSSSSPITANANTPLFNLYKVSNTNYASNNSVEIYFVSWYGCPNGATTSWPLYLALSKYGNVSVVPHYSVYESNFGGEIPGLLFLNYTPFSNSRVYFHPIYIYGQYLNETINGTPINGDDVTFGLAELKSELPSWAYNLVVYYEVNQTYTQLNNIAPAYFGNYPHIITILIITGPGGTWINLGYPNQISPSTLATLNSTVLYNIILHKTTPSGQYLQAYNQILNASKVIANAINEALA
- a CDS encoding MarR family transcriptional regulator; the encoded protein is MNLREKILAYLYQNRECTLEEIAEGLKEDKYEVDATLKYLERDGLVIKKTKGIIFKKTVYDLTASGFEEAKKIYESLQEKSRQLQELIVSGKVDPSQLPLEYVDILPLLVTLSLLDMMLLEDLTLFDAFGY
- the zfx1 gene encoding zinc-containing ferredoxin Zfx1 encodes the protein MGIDPNYRTNFPVSGEHSGHKVYGTVEPPAKLGIHGTIVGVDFDLCIADGSCINACPVNVFQWYDTPGHPASEKKADPVNEQACIFCMACVNVCPVAAIDVKPP
- a CDS encoding transposase, whose amino-acid sequence is MTSTTDHNRTYVRSAFKNLLSLFSLIFLSLPDEKVKKILRALLKARGRYLSELGNEGKYALNALNSVKAENVISAIEEQAKKLLKVRDKRVAVDFHAIPQYHKSKNLLARIKPTKGTTYGLVQIAIYLMGRVKGFISVQPVTEKNVTKNFKEIFTNLERQVKELGFKLTIIFADREFAVNEVLSFLVERGVDFVIAARLNMYKNYLKELEEINVTYAGVTYTGFLVKRHRSGAYLVILREGDRLVSFLVRSRVSEYEAIFLAEMYRRRWGIETAFRSLESFRIRTRTCDVRKELVIVLISYLIVNAWFILSSRRRIKLREFADEMISLSSTEMRGEGSQTSSKSYLDYPVCLYTRLLVYLN